TCGGTGAGCTCGCGTGCACCGTGGTCGACGGCTCGGATGAGCCTTGGTTGCCTGTCATTCTCTGTCATGGTTACGGAGCCCCTGGCGATGACTTGGTCGGGTTGACGGACTACCTGGTCAGCAAGCTGGGTGATGCCGCCAAAGCGGTTCGGTTTGTGTATCCCGTCGCACCCGGTGACTTGGCGGACCAGGGCATGCCGGGCGGTCGAGCGTGGTGGCCACTGAACATGGCATCGCTTCAGCAGCTTTTGCAGACTTCCCAGTTTGACCAACTGCACGATCAAACGCCTCCGGGGATCGAGTCTGCCAGCGACCAATTGGTGTCGACGATTCAGGCGGTTTTGAGCAGCATGCCCGCGGATCCGCCGGCCGGATCCAACGAGCAGCCAGGCACGACGAAGTCGTCTCGGCCGTATGTTTTGGGCGGATTTTCCCAGGGCGCGATGGTGAGCATGAACGCGGCGTTGACCGGCGACATCCCTCCCCCGAATGTTTTGGTGCAATTCTCCGGTACATTGGTGTGTGGGCCGAAGTGGCGCGAGGCAGCGTCGAAGTCCGGAGGCGGCCGTTTGAAAGCGACGCGAGTGCTGCAGTCGCACGGAACGCTGGATCAAATCTTGCCGTTTTCCAGTGCCGCGACGTTGGCGGACACGTTGCATGAGGAAGCCGAGGAGTGGGACTTCCGAGCGTTCCAGGGACCGCACACCATCGAGGCGGGTACACTGGACGCGTTGGCCGAATGGATTCTTGAATTGACGGATCGCAAGTGACGTTTTTTAACGCAACGTTGATCCTGGGGACGCTGGCGGCGGTGGTGCCGATTGCATTGCACCTGCTGGCTCGTCGTGAACCGCAGCGCGTTGTGTTTCCCGGGGTTCGGTTTTTGCGACCCAAGCTGAGTTCCCAGCGAAGTCGGTTGCGAATCCGTCGGTGGTGGTTGCTGGCGCTTCGTGTGTTGGCAGTCATCGCGTTGGCGGTTGCATTGGCTCGGCCGCACATCGATTCGGCATTGTCATCGACGTGGTGGACGGTCGGTCTGATGGGGCTGACCGGAGTCGGTTTTCTAGTTTTGGCCAGCCTTGCGGTTGCTCGTGGAATGGGGCGGTCGTTGGCCATTGGCGTGGCGGTGGCCGGCTTGGTCGCATTGCTTGCATCGTTGTTTCTGGGCACACGAACGTGGGCGACATCGGGTGAGCTGTCCGAAGGCAATGAGCAACCCGTCGCGATGGCGTTGTTGATCGACAATGGGCCCTCGGCGATGCGATCGGTTGCCAGTTCGGATGGAACGAATTCCAGTCGGCTGGACCAAGCGATTCGCGAAGCGGCGACAGTGATCGAACGTTTGCCAGAGGGAAGTCGTTTGGCGGTGTTGGACCGCTCCGCGACACCGATCGGGTTTGCGCTGGATGCCGCTTCGGCGAGGTTGCGTTTGTCGCAAATGAAACCGCTGGCCAATCCACTGCCGGTGCAAGAACGCATGGACGCGGCGGTCGAGTTGTTGCGGTCCAGCGATTTGCCGGGCAAGCAATTGGTGGTGGTGTCGGACTGGAACGCGGCGTCGTGGAAGCCCTCTGCGCAAACACCCGCGATGCAATTGGAAGACGTTGCAATCTCAATGTTGCAAGTCGCTGCCAGTGATGATGGCAGTGCAGGTGCTTCGGAAGGGGCTTTGATCAATCGCTTTTTGTCGCCACCGAAGTTGATCGATGCGGCTCCGGCACCGGGGGTCTCGATCCCCATTTCGGTCTCTGTTGGGATGGAATCGTCAGCGAGCGAAGGCCAATCACTCAATGTGACGGTGCAGTTGAGTTTGTATGAACGCGATCCATCGTTGCCCGTGATTCGTGACGGTGAGTTGGTGCTGCCGAGACTGCGCGGGGTGGACCGAGCTTCGGCAACGGTTGTTGCGGGAGCCAATGTGGAGTTGGTTCTGACATTGCCACCCTTGGACTTGGGGACTCATCACGCGGTGGTTGAGCTGGTGGGAGACGATGCGTTTGAGTGGGATGATCGACGTTTTTTGACACTCAACATTCCCGTTCCGCCGCGAGTGCTGTTGGTGGGTGAGAACGCGGATGAACGCAACGAGCTTGGACTCGCTTTGACAGCACCCAAAGCACCGGATGATGACGGGGCAGGATTTCGTGTTGCCGGGGTGGCCTACTCGGATTTGTCGGCGGTTGATTGGCAGCTGATTGATGCGGTGGCGATGATCGACCCGCCGATCCAAATCGACGCGGCATCGCAATCGGTCGTTTCGGGCAATGGGCTGACCAAGAACACCGTCGACCAGTTGATGGAGTTGGCTCGTCGCGGTGGAGGCGTGGTCATGATGATGGGGCCGTCAACGGAGGTCTTGGGTGTTGCGCGGCCGAACAATCAAACGGACGAGGTGGATCGGTTGTTGCCGCCTTTGGTGCGCTCGTGGCGAGTGCCGGCGCCAGGGGAGTTTTGGGAAGAGCGTCTGCCTTCGCACCCGATCTTGCGACCGCTGACCTTGCTCGATGATCAGCCGCCGTGGAGTTCCTTCCCTGTCAATCGCTACTGGCAAACCGAACCCAATGTGGATGCCGGTTGGCAGACGGTGGTCCGCTACGCCGGGACTCAGCACCCTGCCATCCTGGCTCGCACAATTGAGTCGGATGAATCAAGTGTGAAATCAGGTCGCGTCGCGGTGCTCACCACGCCCTTGCCGGCGTTGTCGAAGAAGACGCGATCGTGGAACCAGATGTTCACGGCCGCTGACGCTTGGCCCGCGTTTGTGATCTGGCGTGGACTGATGCAGTGGGCGACCGGAGTATCCGACCAAGCGACGACGGTCTTGGTGGGGGCAACCGCCGTGGTCCCTGAAACGGATGCTGCGAATCGGATTCAGCGTGCTTCCAGTCCGGCGGAGAGCACCACGGTTGCAATGACGGAACCAACGGTTCGGTTGTACTCACCGCTGGCAGTGGAAAGTGCGTTTGGCGGTGAACCCGCCGTCAGCGAAGTGGATGTGGTCGAACGTGGCGGCGTGTTCCCTGAAACCAACGAAGTCGGAACCACGTTCTTGCGAGGTCCCGATTACTGGGGCGGTTACTCAACGAACTTGGATCCCGTTTGGTCGCAAGACGAACGAGTCACCGCGTCGGAGATGGATCTGCGATTCGGGGTCGAACAGTGGATGCCATCGGATTCTGGGGAGCGATTGTCAATCCAAGGTCGAGTGGGAGGTTCGCCTCAGGTGTCGTTGCACGGACCGATGATGTTGCTGGCCGTGATCGTGTTTCTCGCCGAGCAGTTGCTGAGCAATCGCTTTTACCGCACATCGGGAGCGGCCACGTGAGTTGGAGCCTGGACCCGATTTATGATTCGCTGCCAATTGCGTTGCTGTTGGTGGGTTTGATCGTGGCGATGCTGTTCACGATCCTGCCTCCGGGAGTGAGCGGGCGTCGCAGGCAGAGTCTGTTGTTGCTGCGTGGCTTGGCATCCGTCGCCCTGGCGTTGGTGTTGCTTCGACCGGCACTCGTTCGATCAGACAATCGTCCCGCGGCAGCGACACTGGCCATCGCCATCGATACGTCGGCCAGCATGAGTTTGCCATCCGATGGATCGGAGAGCCGCTGGGACCAGCAACGTCGGGCGCTGGAACGACTGGCGGGAGGTCTGTCGGATTCCGATCAAGCATTGCAAGTTGTTGTGATGGGGTTTGATACTTCAGCCAACGTGATCGGTGAGAGTGGAACAAGCGAACTGGAGACGTTGGCAAGCCGTGTTGGCACGGTCGAGCATTCCGGCAAAGAGACCGATTTGTCATCGCCGTTGTTGATGGCCATGAACCGAGGGCGAAACAGCCCGCTGACGGGAGTCGCTGTCTTGAGTGATGGGACGCAAGTCACCCAACGAACGGAAGGCGACGAATCGTCGCAACCAGATCCACGTCGAGAAGCCCGCTTGGTCGGAGCGATGGGCGTCCCCATTTGGACGATCCCGTTGGGGCCTCCCGCGGAGGCGTCGCGTCAGATCGATTTGGCCATTGAATCTTTGCCCGAGACGTTTCGCATGTTCACTGGCAATGAATCCAGTGTGTCGTTTGATGTTCGCACGCGTGGCATCGTGCAGTCGCCCGCCAAAGTTTCACTGCAGTGGATCGATTCGGCGGGTCAAACCGCGATTGCCGCGACTCGCACGGTCACGCCCGATTCGATGGAGCAAACCATTGCGATCGAAGTGCCCGTGCTGGCTCCCAAGCCAGGCCAATATCGATTGGTGGCCAGCGTCGAGACTCGATCGGGCGAGACGATCACGGACAACAATTCACAGGTTGCGTTCGTCGACGTTCGCGAAGGTGGCGGGCGTGTGTTGTACGTTGAAGGGACGCCGCGACTGGAGCAAAAGGATCTTCGCTGGGCACTGGGTCGATTCCTCGATTTGGAACTGACGTATCGATGGATCCCACGCGACACCGTCGGTGCCTGGCCGATCGATCTGGCGGATGATTTCAGCCGTGGTCGTTACGACGTGGTGATCCTTGGCGACCTGCATTCCGCTGCGCTCGGCAATGCGCAACTGCAAGAATTAGCGGACTCGGTTGGGGAAGGCACCGCGTTGATCATGCTCGGTGGCGAGCACACGTATTCACGAGGCGGTTACGCGACGACACCGCTCGCAAGCGTTCTGCCGGTGCAATTGGATGATCGGCAACGACAAACGCCGGGGCCGCTGAGTGCATCGGATCGATTGACGAGTGGTGCGGACCCCACGCGGCAATCGGTGAGTTTGCAACCTGCCGATCCGCATCCGATC
Above is a window of Rhodopirellula islandica DNA encoding:
- a CDS encoding BatA domain-containing protein gives rise to the protein MTFFNATLILGTLAAVVPIALHLLARREPQRVVFPGVRFLRPKLSSQRSRLRIRRWWLLALRVLAVIALAVALARPHIDSALSSTWWTVGLMGLTGVGFLVLASLAVARGMGRSLAIGVAVAGLVALLASLFLGTRTWATSGELSEGNEQPVAMALLIDNGPSAMRSVASSDGTNSSRLDQAIREAATVIERLPEGSRLAVLDRSATPIGFALDAASARLRLSQMKPLANPLPVQERMDAAVELLRSSDLPGKQLVVVSDWNAASWKPSAQTPAMQLEDVAISMLQVAASDDGSAGASEGALINRFLSPPKLIDAAPAPGVSIPISVSVGMESSASEGQSLNVTVQLSLYERDPSLPVIRDGELVLPRLRGVDRASATVVAGANVELVLTLPPLDLGTHHAVVELVGDDAFEWDDRRFLTLNIPVPPRVLLVGENADERNELGLALTAPKAPDDDGAGFRVAGVAYSDLSAVDWQLIDAVAMIDPPIQIDAASQSVVSGNGLTKNTVDQLMELARRGGGVVMMMGPSTEVLGVARPNNQTDEVDRLLPPLVRSWRVPAPGEFWEERLPSHPILRPLTLLDDQPPWSSFPVNRYWQTEPNVDAGWQTVVRYAGTQHPAILARTIESDESSVKSGRVAVLTTPLPALSKKTRSWNQMFTAADAWPAFVIWRGLMQWATGVSDQATTVLVGATAVVPETDAANRIQRASSPAESTTVAMTEPTVRLYSPLAVESAFGGEPAVSEVDVVERGGVFPETNEVGTTFLRGPDYWGGYSTNLDPVWSQDERVTASEMDLRFGVEQWMPSDSGERLSIQGRVGGSPQVSLHGPMMLLAVIVFLAEQLLSNRFYRTSGAAT
- a CDS encoding alpha/beta hydrolase; amino-acid sequence: MNTPKQSFHASEFGELACTVVDGSDEPWLPVILCHGYGAPGDDLVGLTDYLVSKLGDAAKAVRFVYPVAPGDLADQGMPGGRAWWPLNMASLQQLLQTSQFDQLHDQTPPGIESASDQLVSTIQAVLSSMPADPPAGSNEQPGTTKSSRPYVLGGFSQGAMVSMNAALTGDIPPPNVLVQFSGTLVCGPKWREAASKSGGGRLKATRVLQSHGTLDQILPFSSAATLADTLHEEAEEWDFRAFQGPHTIEAGTLDALAEWILELTDRK
- a CDS encoding glutamine amidotransferase, translating into MSWSLDPIYDSLPIALLLVGLIVAMLFTILPPGVSGRRRQSLLLLRGLASVALALVLLRPALVRSDNRPAAATLAIAIDTSASMSLPSDGSESRWDQQRRALERLAGGLSDSDQALQVVVMGFDTSANVIGESGTSELETLASRVGTVEHSGKETDLSSPLLMAMNRGRNSPLTGVAVLSDGTQVTQRTEGDESSQPDPRREARLVGAMGVPIWTIPLGPPAEASRQIDLAIESLPETFRMFTGNESSVSFDVRTRGIVQSPAKVSLQWIDSAGQTAIAATRTVTPDSMEQTIAIEVPVLAPKPGQYRLVASVETRSGETITDNNSQVAFVDVREGGGRVLYVEGTPRLEQKDLRWALGRFLDLELTYRWIPRDTVGAWPIDLADDFSRGRYDVVILGDLHSAALGNAQLQELADSVGEGTALIMLGGEHTYSRGGYATTPLASVLPVQLDDRQRQTPGPLSASDRLTSGADPTRQSVSLQPADPHPITSIQASHQGSPISWSSLPPMPGANRWPGVRVAPGVQVLLQTASDEPMMVVGEYGRGRVAALAFDSTWTWRRAGLGDFHRRFWRQLILWSLAREDSSQQAIQLELSPRRFVATEAPSFTATMQGDLSSLPNGASLQAEVNLASGDTIVVPMSSTTSTGESSVSLTGQLPPMPAGFHRLRVAAGGQGASSESGETIEPAEVAFQVLDDTRELTASATDHALLRQMASATSGAGGQVFDPDQMDDLVELIQSRRTESTRTVIEKFRLGDGPLSGWLIFLLFAGALSVEWFLRRQWGLA